A section of the Arabiibacter massiliensis genome encodes:
- a CDS encoding MerR family transcriptional regulator, producing the protein MSDRNDRNRPLYMISVAAQLAGVHPQTLRAYEQKGLVSPQRTSGNTRMYSQADIERLELINELTGEGINLAGVIRILDLQGRLDERDSELDDLHKRVRRLADRVHELETRESVNALVRVSDLPSALRRLP; encoded by the coding sequence ATGAGCGACCGCAACGACCGCAACCGCCCGCTGTACATGATAAGCGTGGCCGCCCAGCTGGCCGGCGTGCATCCCCAGACGCTGCGCGCCTACGAGCAGAAGGGCCTCGTGTCGCCCCAGCGTACGAGCGGCAACACGCGCATGTACTCGCAGGCCGACATCGAGCGCCTGGAGCTTATCAACGAGCTCACGGGCGAGGGCATCAACCTGGCCGGCGTCATCCGCATCCTCGACTTGCAGGGGCGGCTGGACGAGCGCGACTCGGAGCTGGACGACCTGCACAAGCGGGTGCGTCGGCTGGCCGACCGCGTGCACGAGCTGGAAACGCGCGAGAGCGTAAACGCGCTTGTCCGCGTGTCCGACCTGCCCTCGGCCCTGCGACGCCTGCCGTAG